The following coding sequences lie in one Zingiber officinale cultivar Zhangliang chromosome 2B, Zo_v1.1, whole genome shotgun sequence genomic window:
- the LOC122045508 gene encoding probable plastid-lipid-associated protein 10, chloroplastic: protein MKNSVVSPARPFSILTPIPRSDLPSSLLLSTTRRGSPPPPRLRVAAAVASPPAADLERRKHDLLRAVQDTQRGLVATADQRSAVEEALVSVEEYDAGSPVVLSKLDGTWRLNYTTASDVLVLFEAATRLPFLQVGQIFQKFECKDRSDGGVVRNVVRWSISPLLEELEGATLVVSAKFSLLSKRNIFLQFEEVAVENIRISEELQALIAPAIFPRSYLSLQILQFIRSFRTQVPVSGPDRRSPGGLYYLSYLDRDMLLGRAVGGGGVFVFTRAQPLIVH, encoded by the exons ATGAAGAACTCTGTGGTCTCCCCTGCAAGGCCCTTTTCTATCCTAACCCCGATTCCCAGGAGCGACCTTCCTTCTTCGTTGCTGCTCTCCACAACCCGCCGTGGCTCTCCTCCACCACCGCGTCTTCGCGTCGCCGCTGCTGTCGCCTCCCCACCT GCGGCGGATCTGGAAAGGAGGAAGCACGACCTCCTCCGAGCCGTTCAAGACACGCAGCGCGGCCTCGTCGCCACCGCCGACCAGCGCTCCGCCGTCGAGGAGGCCCTC GTGTCGGTCGAGGAGTACGACGCCGGCTCACCTGTGGTCCTCTCGAAGCTGGATGGTACTTGGCGGCTCAACTACACCACTGCATCTGACGTTCTCGTCCTATTTGAAGCTGCGACTAGGCTTCCCTTCCTCCAG GTCGGGCAGATCTTTCAGAAATTTGAATGCAAGGATCGATCAGACGGAGGGGTAGTCCGGAATGTAGTACGCTGGAGTATTTCTCCCCTCTTGGAG GAACTAGAAGGTGCAACTTTGGTAGTCTCTGCTAAATTTTCACTCCTTTCTAAGCGCAATATATTTCTTCAGTTTGAAGAG GTTGCTGTCGAAAACATTAGAATTAGTGAAGAACTACAAGCGTTGATAGCTCCAGCTATATTCCCTCGTTCATATTTAAGTCTACAG ATATTGCAGTTTATACGGAGTTTTCGAACTCAAGTACCTGTAAGCGGTCCAGACAG ACGATCCCCGGGAGGGTTGTACTACTTATCATACTTAGACCGTGATATGCTGCTAGGTCGTGCCGTTGGTGGTGGGGGTGTGTTTGTTTTTACACGGGCGCAACCTCTTATAGTACATTAG